The following are from one region of the Coffea eugenioides isolate CCC68of chromosome 2, Ceug_1.0, whole genome shotgun sequence genome:
- the LOC113759915 gene encoding uncharacterized protein LOC113759915, whose translation MDTEMEGEESEESRGGKVMEGVASIALLPSGSISGHFIQLPNSLCLGLCGTELACERECSRGEDYRLIRLTVIDFNSGREKDMVVECRGHDAARMCNVDHAHWWEKDVVCMLEPKEGNYKVIISFECETLKADEAAEDHIKKFMPKLAGIDAVVNIGWIKMFGLDFDAEAEEQQRATLEVVRLLAQKTKEVGFEFLNTMLLNAHEEMNNSLGFGYADEDGCILT comes from the exons ATGGATACAGAAATGGAAGgagaagaaagtgaagaaagtAGGGGAGGGAAGGTTATGGAAGGAGTAGCGTCAATAGCGCTGTTGCCAAGTGGGTCCATTTCGGGCCACTTCATTCAGCTTCCCAACTCTCTCTGCCTTGGCCTCTGTGGCACTGAGTTAGCCTGTGAAAGAGAATGCAGCAGGGGAGAGGACTACCGTTTGATCAGGCTCACCGTTATAGACTTCAATAGTGGAAGGGAGAAGGACATGGTGGTGGAATGCAGAGGGCATGATGCTGCTAGAATGTGTAATGTTGATCATGCTCATTGGTGGGAAAAGGACGTTGTGTGTATGCTTGAACCAAAGGAGGGGAATTACAAGGTTATAATTTCTTTTGAGTGTGAGACTTTGAAAGCTGATGAAGCAGCAGAGGACCACATCAAGAAGTTCATGCCAAAATTAGCTGGGATAGATGCTGTTGTTAATATCGGCTGGATAAAAATGTTTGGCTTGGACTTTGATGCGGAAGCTGAGGAGCAGCAG AGAGCTACTCTAGAAGTTGTGAGATTGCTGGCGCAAAAGACCAAAgaagttggatttgagtttCTTAA TACAATGCTGTTAAATGCTCATGAGGAAATGAACAATAGCTTGGGCTTTGGATATGCTGATGAGGATGGCTGCATTTTGACATAG